A stretch of DNA from Campylobacter concisus:
ATATCAGCGACATTTTGCATAAGGTCCATATCATTTGCAACATGTGGCTTGTAATGATCGATCTGTGCTGACTCGATATTTTGCTTTAGCGTCTTTGTAAAATCAAAAAGTATAAGATCTTCAAGTGGGATAGCGTATTGTAAAACGCCATTTTTATCGATGATAAAAAGCTGAGAGATATTTTCTAGCTTGCCTTCTTGCTTTTCTCGTCTAAGTCTTGCTACTGCATTGCCAAGCTTTTCTTCAAGGTGAGCCGAAAAAAGCTCTGTTTGCATGTGAGCACCAGCTCTATCTTCTTCGTAGCTTCTAAGTCTTAAAATTTCATTTTGGTTTTCTCTATCAAGCTCGTTAAAAAGCTCTCTAGCTTTATCTTCGTCGATATCCTCGATGTATTGAAGCAAATCAGTCGCATCATCGCTCTCTAGCTCTTCAAGTGCTTCTACGATCTTTTCAGCTGGAAGTTGTTCGATCACATCTTTTAGCATATGATCAGGTAACTCAATAGCAACATCACCTAAAATTTCAGGATCTAGCTTCTCAAGATAGTGAGCAAAAAGCTCTTCATCGTGCTTTTTAAGTGTTTTTAGGTGCTGGGCTAGCTCGTAAGGTGAGAGTTCATTGTCTTCTAAATTTTCATCTAAATGCTGATCTATCAGCTCTTTTGCTTCATCTAGTTCTTGATTCAAAATTTGCCTTTAAAATTCTATTACGTTAGGGAAAAATTCCACTTTATGATACTCTTTTTCGTTGCTTAAAGCATTTTTTATTAGCTCATCATTTTTACTAACAACTGCTTTAAATTTAGCTGATTCTTTCTTATCCTCTAGGCTTTTAACGACCTTTATTGCACTTTCTGGATTGATAGGTTTATTGTCTCTATAAAGACCAAAATGAAGGTGTGGCCCTGTGCTCATACCGCTTGTGCCAACGTAGGCTATAAGCGTGCCTTGTTTGACTTTTAGACCACCTTTTATGCCTTTAGCAAAGCCATTTAGGTGAGCATAAAGTGTCTCGTAGCCACCAGCATGAGAGATGATGACGGTTCTGCCATATCCGCTTTTTTGTCCGACAAATTTAACCGTACCATCGCCTGCGGCTTTGATTGGTGTACCTTTTGGAGCACCGTAGTCAACGCCAAGGTGCGCTCTATATCTTTGTAAAATAGGGTGCCATCTTTTTAGAGTAAAAGCTGATGTGATTCTAGCGTTTGCAAGAGGGCGAACTAGTAAAAATTTATCATTTTTCTTTCCGTTTTTATCATAAAATTTATCTTCAAATTTATACATGACATATCGTTTATTTTTTGTTTCTATCATCGCAGCATAGATTTCTGGAGTGCCAAAAGAGCGGCCCATACGTATTTTTTGATTATAAACGATAGCGATCGTATCGCCTTTGTTTATCTTTTTAAAATCAATGCCACTTCCTTTAAAAATTTCTTTAAAGCCAAGAGCTAGCGTGCCAGAGCCAGTGTAGTCAAAAATGTCTTCAGAGACTGATTTGTCCACCTTTAAGGCTAAAAATTTATCCTCACTTTGATAAGAGATGGGAAGAAATTCGAGCTTAAATTTATCATTGTCATCTCTAAAAATATGCATTTGAAGCTCGTCACTAACAGGGATTAGTACTTGTTTAGTGTTACCGTTGTCGTCTTTATAAATTTGATACTTTGTGCCAGCGATGATCTCTTCTGTTAGCTCTTGATCTTCGGTTGCTAAGTTATAGTAAAGTGAAAGTGGGATTTTGTTTGTCTCTAAGAAATTTAAGAAGTTACTTCCATTTGGCCAGCTAAGCTCGTCGACACTTGGCTTTATAGCGTATAAATTTATAGATAATATTGCAAAAATTATAAAAATACGAGGCATTAATGTCCTTTTAAAAAGCTGGTGGGATTTTAACTAAAACTTGCTTTAATTTTGCAAAAGATAAAGCATTTTAGGCTATAATCGCTCTAAAAATTTAAACTTAGGAGATATTTTTGAAACGTATATTTGTGATTTTATCGCTAGTTTTTGGCTTTGCTTTTGGGGCTGATTTTTCTTTAAATGAGTATAGAACTCCTATAATTAGCGTCGATAGTGATGGCACAGCGACAATAGTTGATAGTCCAGAAATTTTAATTGGCTCAAGTGGCGTTGTGCTTCATAAATTTGACACTGATAGCTCTATCATCGCAAGAGTCAGTGTTATCTCAAAAAATTCTGGCTTTGCTAAGATTAGATTTGAAGTGTTTGATCTACTTGAACAAAAAGCGCTCCCACTTCCAGGCATTGCACCTGCAAATGGCGATATGGTCGTGCTAAACTATCTTTATAACCGCTCATTAATCATTGTGCCAAATAAAGAAATTTACGAAGAGATCACATCTGCGTTTCCAAATATGATATTTATCCATCCAGACCTTATTGGAGCGTATCTAAGCTACGAATACAAGCCAAATCCAAGCAGAGATGACTTTAGAAAAATGTGTGCTCAAAGTGCAGCTGGCTTAATTTTTATAGCAATGGATGGTAGGAGCGTTTTTGCTGATTGCCAAAGCTTTAAAGTGCTAAAAGAATTTAAAAGTGGCGAGGTTGAGTACTATCAACTTCCATTTTATACAAGAGTTAGCGACATAGACACCGTCTTTTGGAAGCTAAATAGCGAGCACATCAACAACTACGACGCTCACTACGAAAAACTTTTTGAAGAAGACAACTGATAAATGAGCCGTTTGTTCTTAAGTAAGCAAAATTTAAAGGAGTTTTTAAATTTGCTCCCAACGCTTAAGGACAAAGAGCTCTTTCACTATGCCTCAAGCCTTAGTTTTCATACGATTTTATCGATCATTCCGATACTTCTTATATCGTTTTCTATCTTTACAAAACTGCCTAGTTTTGAGGATTATTACGCCAAAATTCAAGACTTTATATTTTCAGCTCTTTTGCCAAGTAATCAAGAGATCATCTCAAACTACTTGCAAAATTTCTTACAAAATAGCGGAAATTTAGGCTTAGTTGGCTTTGTAGCGATGATATTTACATCGGCTATGTTTTTTAGCGACTATGAATATGTAGTTTTAAAAGTGACACGTGCAAATAAAGCTAGAGGATTTTGGTCGGCACTTAGCTCATACTGGACGCTTATAACGCTTGCACCACTTGGCCTTGCCGGTAGTTTTTATCTCTCAAGCCTCATTCAAGAGATGCTAAACTCAAACGTGATCACAAACTCGATAAATTTTTTAAGCATATTCCCATATCTCATCATCTGGGCGATATTTTGCATCACATATCTCATCTCAGTAAATGACGAGATAAAGTTTAAAAGCGCACTTTTTAGCTCATTTGCAGCCTCGCTTGTTTGGTATCTTGGAAAGTCGGCCTTTGTCTATTACGTCCTTTACAACAAGACCTATCTAAGCGTTTATGGCTCGTTTTCAGCCGTGCTTTTTTTCTTTGTCTGGATCTATATATCGTGGATCATCTTTTTATATGGACTAAAGCTTTGTGCTTATCTCTCAAACAGCTCAAAATTTAAAAGATAAATTTAATAGTTAGTACCAGCTGGCAATATATTTTTATAAATTTACCAGCTGGTGTGATTTGTATTATTTTATGTAGAATATTATGTAAAATCAGCGTTTAAACTCGCAAATTTCTATCTTTACGCCAAGTTCTTTGCTAAATTCTTTAGCCTTTTTCTCTAGCTCGTCTTTGTCAAAGCAGATAAGATCTATGTAAGATCGCATCTCGCCATTTGCTTCACCTATGATCTCACAAATTTCACTCTCTTTTAGCGCATCTGAAATTTTGTTTTTGCTATCAACGCCAAACTGTATGTCGCCACCGTGAGATATGGCTAAAAAGCAAAAATTTATGCCAAGCTCAAAAGCTTCGTTATAAGTATCGCTTGCACCGTCGTAGTACTAGTTTAGTAGCTCGCTAAGAGATGTATATCCTGTAAAAACGTCGTCACGTAGTTCATTTGAACGAGGCTCTAGCTCATAGACCATAAAATTCTTAAGCGGCTCGTTTGAGGCTTCTTTGCCAAATTTATCATCTATAAGATCGGTAAAGTCGATCAGCGGCACGCCTTTTTCTCTTGGCTCGTCCACGATCTCAAACTCTCCAAGCATATTTATCATGATCATCTCACCAACTACGTTGTCACAAAGTATGAGAGATAATGTATAAGCCTTATTTTCATCTTCGCTTTTAAGCTTGCTTAGAGTTTCGTTGTAGAGACACATATCTACGCTTTTGTCATTGAAATTTGCATAGACCATGACGTCGTTTGCATCAACACTTACGCCATACATCTGTATAGTAGCGACGTTTCGTGGTGCACGTGGTTTGCCAAGTGTGCAAGTAAGCTTTGCTTCATACTCTTTTGGCATACGCGATTTGATAAATTTAAGCCACAAAAGCCTATGTTTAAGTCCTTCTGGAGTAAGTACTAGATCGATCTTCCCATCAATAAGGCCTATCATAAAAGTTGGATCAACCAAACATAAATTTAGTGCCTCTTCGGTCATCTTGCTTGCAGCTTCAAAATTTTTATCTTCTAAATTTTGTTTGATGGCGTCTAAATTTTTGCCAAACTCGCTCCAAAATTTATCAACTCTGCTTGCAAAGCTAGAGCTCTTTTTAGAAAACCACATTTTTATCCTTGTTTATTAAATTTTTCAACATTTTTTTGCGCATAAATTTTCATCGATGGAAATTCTAAGGCACTTAGCTTATCATATCCCTCTTCATTAAAAACACATCCAGTATCAATATTAGCGCTATTTGTATAGAGCTTAGCCTCACGCACTGGCGTGTGTCCGTAGACGTTAAATACGCCTTCTACTTGCGTCATATCGCCTCTGCCTGATAGTACATGCCTTCTAAACTCATCTCTTGATCTATCATCATCTCTTAAGTCCCAAAATTTACCAACGGCCGAGTGAGAGACGACTAGATGCTCGCCATTTTGGTTTTTACACTCTTTAAACTCCAGATAAACTGGCCTTTGATCTAAAAAGTCAATATGCCTTTGCTTGAACCCCACGCTTTGGCCAAGGTATGATCCATATGTCGCCACGCCACCATTGTTGAAAAACCAACTCGTGTCAAACGGTGCTTGGTTGTTTAAAAATTCATATTTATTGCTTAGCAGTCTGCGCTCATGATTTCCCATTACCATTTTATAGTTATTTTGTATGATTAGCTCGACTACATTGCAACTAAAAAGCCCCCGATCTATTACATCTCCGACAAAGCAAATTTGTGATTTTTCTTTGTCTGGAA
This window harbors:
- the mgtE gene encoding magnesium transporter — protein: MNQELDEAKELIDQHLDENLEDNELSPYELAQHLKTLKKHDEELFAHYLEKLDPEILGDVAIELPDHMLKDVIEQLPAEKIVEALEELESDDATDLLQYIEDIDEDKARELFNELDRENQNEILRLRSYEEDRAGAHMQTELFSAHLEEKLGNAVARLRREKQEGKLENISQLFIIDKNGVLQYAIPLEDLILFDFTKTLKQNIESAQIDHYKPHVANDMDLMQNVADMFQEYDLNVIAVTSSTGILLGRITSDDIHDYIQESATEQIYNLAGVDDESEEDDTLFKAGRGRAVWLGVNLLTALFSSSIIGLFDETIAAYVALAVLMPIVASMGGNTGTQALAVTVRRLALGEIEFKDAKNVLKREVSISLINGLIFGVVMGIIASVWFDKGMLGVVIGLSMVTNLFFAGFFGTIIPLMLRRFNIDPAVGSAVILTTFTDAIGFFSFLGLAKWILL
- a CDS encoding peptidoglycan DD-metalloendopeptidase family protein; protein product: MPRIFIIFAILSINLYAIKPSVDELSWPNGSNFLNFLETNKIPLSLYYNLATEDQELTEEIIAGTKYQIYKDDNGNTKQVLIPVSDELQMHIFRDDNDKFKLEFLPISYQSEDKFLALKVDKSVSEDIFDYTGSGTLALGFKEIFKGSGIDFKKINKGDTIAIVYNQKIRMGRSFGTPEIYAAMIETKNKRYVMYKFEDKFYDKNGKKNDKFLLVRPLANARITSAFTLKRWHPILQRYRAHLGVDYGAPKGTPIKAAGDGTVKFVGQKSGYGRTVIISHAGGYETLYAHLNGFAKGIKGGLKVKQGTLIAYVGTSGMSTGPHLHFGLYRDNKPINPESAIKVVKSLEDKKESAKFKAVVSKNDELIKNALSNEKEYHKVEFFPNVIEF
- a CDS encoding plasminogen-binding N-terminal domain-containing protein — encoded protein: MKRIFVILSLVFGFAFGADFSLNEYRTPIISVDSDGTATIVDSPEILIGSSGVVLHKFDTDSSIIARVSVISKNSGFAKIRFEVFDLLEQKALPLPGIAPANGDMVVLNYLYNRSLIIVPNKEIYEEITSAFPNMIFIHPDLIGAYLSYEYKPNPSRDDFRKMCAQSAAGLIFIAMDGRSVFADCQSFKVLKEFKSGEVEYYQLPFYTRVSDIDTVFWKLNSEHINNYDAHYEKLFEEDN
- a CDS encoding YihY family inner membrane protein gives rise to the protein MSRLFLSKQNLKEFLNLLPTLKDKELFHYASSLSFHTILSIIPILLISFSIFTKLPSFEDYYAKIQDFIFSALLPSNQEIISNYLQNFLQNSGNLGLVGFVAMIFTSAMFFSDYEYVVLKVTRANKARGFWSALSSYWTLITLAPLGLAGSFYLSSLIQEMLNSNVITNSINFLSIFPYLIIWAIFCITYLISVNDEIKFKSALFSSFAASLVWYLGKSAFVYYVLYNKTYLSVYGSFSAVLFFFVWIYISWIIFLYGLKLCAYLSNSSKFKR
- a CDS encoding metallophosphoesterase — translated: MSEQIYIIGDVHGCFNTLLELIKQFPDKEKSQICFVGDVIDRGLFSCNVVELIIQNNYKMVMGNHERRLLSNKYEFLNNQAPFDTSWFFNNGGVATYGSYLGQSVGFKQRHIDFLDQRPVYLEFKECKNQNGEHLVVSHSAVGKFWDLRDDDRSRDEFRRHVLSGRGDMTQVEGVFNVYGHTPVREAKLYTNSANIDTGCVFNEEGYDKLSALEFPSMKIYAQKNVEKFNKQG